The Tepidibacter aestuarii genome contains a region encoding:
- the flhF gene encoding flagellar biosynthesis protein FlhF, whose translation MQIKKFVADNAQEAIKKVRDELGDDAVIIHTKKIKTKGMFGISSKEKVEVLAALEKEIVDNKIHTSQQEQSETINKNIEMFNKPKKEYTKDSYNRQQDVTEINKQIQELKNMMMKINNKVDINLNNNFNKDNYKKNYDLLESIGLSKALIEDILSSIEDKHFEDDDFIKYTKRYFIEKFKKDGYKSVDFDGKINIFVGTTGVGKTTTLAKLASNQVLKNDKKVGFLTLDTYRISAVDQLKIYADILNAPLEVAYDLDDVSYSTQRLKNRDVIFVDTAGRSHKNKEHMEELKQFINCFEQKNIFLVLNANWHIQDIKEIIEKYSFLDDYKIIITKTDETSRVGVILDILYNFGKEIKYITYGQNVPDDIEEFDIEKIVDDILGGRNYGSSL comes from the coding sequence ATGCAGATAAAGAAATTCGTTGCAGATAATGCCCAAGAAGCAATAAAGAAAGTAAGAGATGAATTAGGTGATGATGCTGTAATAATACACACTAAAAAAATAAAGACAAAAGGTATGTTTGGAATTTCGAGTAAGGAAAAAGTAGAAGTGTTGGCTGCTTTGGAAAAAGAAATTGTTGATAATAAAATTCATACATCTCAACAAGAACAATCAGAAACAATAAATAAAAATATAGAAATGTTCAATAAACCTAAAAAAGAATATACTAAAGATAGTTATAATAGGCAGCAAGATGTAACAGAAATAAACAAGCAAATACAAGAGTTAAAAAATATGATGATGAAAATTAATAATAAGGTCGATATTAATTTAAATAATAATTTTAATAAAGATAATTATAAAAAAAATTATGATTTACTAGAAAGCATAGGCTTATCTAAGGCTTTAATTGAAGATATACTAAGCAGTATAGAAGATAAACACTTTGAGGATGATGATTTCATAAAATACACAAAGAGATACTTTATTGAAAAGTTTAAAAAGGATGGATATAAAAGTGTTGATTTTGATGGAAAAATTAATATATTTGTAGGTACTACAGGTGTTGGTAAGACTACAACATTAGCAAAACTTGCTTCAAATCAAGTTTTGAAGAATGATAAAAAGGTAGGTTTTTTGACACTGGACACATATAGAATTTCTGCTGTTGATCAATTGAAAATATATGCAGATATATTAAATGCTCCTCTCGAAGTAGCATATGACTTAGATGATGTATCTTACTCTACACAAAGGTTAAAAAACAGAGATGTAATATTTGTAGATACTGCTGGAAGAAGTCATAAAAATAAAGAACATATGGAGGAACTAAAACAGTTTATAAATTGTTTTGAACAAAAAAATATTTTCTTGGTTTTAAATGCCAACTGGCATATACAAGACATAAAAGAAATTATAGAAAAATATAGTTTTTTAGATGACTACAAAATCATAATAACAAAGACAGATGAAACGTCTAGAGTCGGAGTTATATTGGATATATTGTATAATTTTGGAAAAGAAATAAAATATATAACATATGGCCAAAATGTTCCTGATGATATAGAAGAATTTGATATTGAAAAAATAGTCGATGATATTTTGGGAGGAAGAAATTATGGATCAAGCCTCTAA